The DNA sequence ATCTCACAGGCGGCGATCAGGGCGACGATCACGGTTGGCTCCTCTCGGTCACCCTTTCAGGCTCCCGTCCGCAGCGGCCCGGCGCGTCGTCGCCGCCGACGAATCCGCGGTACATCGAAGGATGCAGTCCAGGACCCTCCGCCGGCATCAGGCGGCGCCCGGGCGCAGCGTGTTGGATGGGCCCATGGCCGTACGACTCCCGCGTCCGCACCGCTTCGACCTGTGGCTGGCCCTCACCGGGCTGGTCGGCGGACTGCTGCTGTGGGGCATCGGGCTGGGCACCCGGCCGGCCGACGAACCGATCGTGCTCTTCGAGGGCCGCTGGCCGCTCCTCGTCCCGCTCCTGGTGACGGCCGGCTGCGAGCTGCTGCGCCGGACCGCCCCGCGCACGGCCCTGCTGACCGGCACCCTCGCCCTGATCGCGGACACCGTCACCCAGGGCAGCCTCGCCACCATCCTGATGTACACCGACCTGACGTACGCCGCCGTCGTGTACGGCACACCCGCCACGGCCCGCCGCATCCCCCGGATCACCGGTCTGCTCAGCATCGCCGCGGCGCTGGTGCCGTACGCCGTGTGGCGGGTGCCGGAGGCGCTGCTGATCGGGGTGGCGGTCGGGGTCGTCTCGTTCGGCCCCGCGTCGACCGGCCTCATCGTGCGCAACCACCGCGAGGCCGCCGAGACGGCCCGGCTGCGCGCCGAACAGACCGCGCTCCTCGCCGAGATGGACCGCGTCCAGGCGGTGACGGCGGAACGCGCGCGGATGGCGCGGGAGTTGCACGACATGGTCGCCAACCACCTCTCCGCGATCGCCATCCACTCCACGGCCGCGCTCTCCCTGGACGACCCCGCGACGTCCAGGGAGGCGCTCACCGTGATCCGGGAGAACAGCGTCCAGGGACTGTCCGAGATGCGGCGGCTCATCGGCATCCT is a window from the Streptomyces capillispiralis genome containing:
- a CDS encoding sensor histidine kinase, with the translated sequence MAVRLPRPHRFDLWLALTGLVGGLLLWGIGLGTRPADEPIVLFEGRWPLLVPLLVTAGCELLRRTAPRTALLTGTLALIADTVTQGSLATILMYTDLTYAAVVYGTPATARRIPRITGLLSIAAALVPYAVWRVPEALLIGVAVGVVSFGPASTGLIVRNHREAAETARLRAEQTALLAEMDRVQAVTAERARMARELHDMVANHLSAIAIHSTAALSLDDPATSREALTVIRENSVQGLSEMRRLIGILRDGADDLEPAATPTLDSLGALVEGARANGLDVTLDAAYDSVPAPVELAAYRMVQESLTNALKHAGRGKVTVWLRRLDDALTLRVSSPYDGRDAPRAPGSGAGLVGMRERAALLHGTFEAGPESGPDGKLWVVRALLPVTDITLGDDV